The following coding sequences are from one Acidimicrobiales bacterium window:
- a CDS encoding peroxiredoxin: MNVGDEVADFELPDQDGQPRRLSTLLENGPVVLFFYPAAMTKGCTKEACHFRDLAAEYAEVGAQRVGISLDTVDKQKRFADQHSFDYPLLSDDDGTVARQFGVARPISLLKVKRHTFVIGTDRKLLAEISSETNMNRHADDALEFLKARTAS; this comes from the coding sequence ATGAACGTGGGCGACGAGGTCGCGGACTTCGAGCTGCCGGATCAGGACGGCCAACCACGCCGCCTGTCGACGCTGCTCGAGAACGGCCCTGTGGTGCTGTTCTTCTACCCGGCGGCGATGACGAAGGGCTGCACCAAGGAGGCCTGCCACTTTCGTGACTTGGCCGCGGAGTACGCCGAAGTGGGCGCGCAGCGAGTGGGCATCAGCCTCGACACGGTCGACAAGCAGAAGCGCTTCGCCGACCAGCACTCCTTTGACTACCCGTTGCTGTCGGACGACGACGGCACGGTGGCCAGGCAGTTCGGTGTCGCCCGCCCGATCAGCTTGCTCAAGGTGAAGCGGCACACGTTCGTGATCGGCACCGACCGCAAGTTGCTCGCGGAGATCTCGAGCGAGACGAACATGAACCGCCACGCCGACGACGCGCTCGAGTTCCTGAAAGCGCGCACCGCCAGTTGA
- a CDS encoding SDR family oxidoreductase, which yields MQRFEGRAVFVTGVASGIGRASFVQFASEGASVYGIDANAEALAETEQMAEAAVAEAGGSGATLIVQPGDVSDEQAVGAHVAAAVDAFGGLDVVANIAGILRFGHTHEFDFATWRKMFDVNVHGTFLVCRAALPHLLERRGVIVNIASTAAHAGCPWGAAYSGTKGAVLSMTRALAVEYAEQGLRAVTISPGSVETPIQNEFAVPEGANWKLIQRAMPLGRSAKPEELGKIVAWAASDDSSIFNGADLRIDSATLA from the coding sequence ATGCAGCGCTTCGAAGGTCGGGCCGTGTTCGTCACCGGCGTGGCGTCGGGGATCGGGCGGGCGTCGTTCGTGCAGTTCGCGTCAGAAGGCGCATCGGTCTACGGGATCGATGCCAACGCCGAGGCCCTCGCCGAGACCGAGCAGATGGCAGAGGCCGCCGTGGCGGAGGCCGGCGGATCGGGCGCCACGTTGATCGTGCAGCCCGGCGACGTGAGCGACGAGCAAGCGGTGGGCGCGCACGTCGCCGCGGCCGTCGACGCGTTCGGCGGGCTCGACGTCGTGGCAAACATCGCCGGCATCTTGCGGTTCGGCCACACCCACGAGTTCGACTTCGCCACTTGGCGCAAGATGTTCGACGTCAACGTGCACGGCACGTTCCTCGTCTGCCGGGCCGCCCTCCCCCACCTGCTCGAGCGCAGGGGCGTGATCGTGAACATCGCGTCGACGGCCGCCCACGCCGGCTGCCCGTGGGGCGCCGCGTACAGCGGCACGAAAGGCGCCGTGCTGTCGATGACGAGGGCGCTGGCGGTCGAGTACGCCGAGCAGGGCCTGCGGGCGGTCACGATCAGCCCCGGGTCGGTGGAGACGCCCATCCAGAACGAGTTCGCCGTGCCCGAAGGCGCCAACTGGAAGCTGATCCAGCGCGCCATGCCGCTCGGCCGCAGCGCCAAGCCCGAAGAGCTCGGCAAGATCGTCGCGTGGGCCGCGTCGGACGACTCGTCGATCTTCAACGGCGCCGACCTGCGGATCGACAGCGCCACCCTCGCCTGA
- a CDS encoding DUF308 domain-containing protein, with the protein MTARRPLGPRPPGTLLDALAEITGKWHWLLAVGVAEVVAGIVAVAYPGVTIAGLAVVVGIALLVFSVATMIAAAGVPAGVPGRGWAVGLSVAGIVAGLIALTRPGAGLYAVLVALGVWLVVAGIDDFARAATHPKPWLVRLFGALSLVAGVVVLIDPWTGVATVALVVGLWFIVRGVLHGAAALLLRRAYDDLR; encoded by the coding sequence GTGACCGCGCGCCGGCCGCTGGGTCCGCGCCCGCCCGGCACGCTGCTCGACGCGCTGGCGGAGATCACCGGGAAGTGGCACTGGCTGCTCGCCGTCGGCGTGGCCGAAGTGGTGGCCGGGATCGTGGCCGTCGCGTATCCGGGTGTCACGATCGCGGGGCTGGCGGTGGTGGTCGGCATTGCCTTGTTGGTCTTCAGCGTGGCGACGATGATCGCCGCGGCGGGCGTGCCCGCCGGCGTGCCCGGCCGTGGCTGGGCGGTCGGCCTGTCGGTGGCGGGGATCGTGGCGGGGCTCATCGCCCTCACCCGACCCGGCGCAGGCCTCTACGCCGTGCTCGTGGCCCTCGGCGTGTGGCTGGTGGTGGCCGGGATCGACGACTTCGCTCGCGCCGCCACCCATCCCAAGCCCTGGCTGGTCCGCTTGTTCGGTGCGCTGAGCCTCGTGGCCGGCGTCGTAGTGCTGATCGACCCCTGGACCGGCGTCGCCACCGTGGCGCTCGTGGTGGGTCTGTGGTTCATCGTGCGCGGTGTGCTGCACGGGGCCGCCGCCCTGCTGTTACGCCGCGCGTACGACGACCTGCGCTGA
- a CDS encoding acyl-CoA dehydrogenase family protein, with protein MYEWSDEQLMVRDAVRRFLEEEVKPHIDDLEHGDLPPYDIIRKLYATFGMDTMARAGFKARIEHEKAAAEAAAQGETLPPKPEREGGDGGAASMTLIPIIELCHYCPGIVTAMGVSTGLAAGTIMKSGTIEQKERWGGDLLTFEKVGAWAITEPNSGSDALGGMRTSARRDGDEYILNGNKTFITNGPYADTTVVYAKLDEGDNAPMRERNVLAFILDKGMEGFEQSKPFRKMGLHSSPTGELFLTDVRVGKDRLLGGTEEMGGGGGRESAKANFTTERAGVAAMSLGVIEECLALSIDYAKNRLLWEKPIAEFQLIQEKLALMEVARLNVQNLVFRFVEMAAAGKQMTLAEASALKLYSARSASEVAMAAVQLFGGNGYMSEYRVEQLARDAKVFQIYAGTDEIQITHIAKDLLSRA; from the coding sequence GTGTACGAATGGTCCGACGAGCAGCTGATGGTGCGCGATGCCGTGCGGCGCTTCCTCGAGGAAGAGGTGAAGCCCCACATCGACGACCTCGAGCACGGCGATCTGCCGCCGTACGACATCATCCGCAAGCTGTACGCCACGTTCGGCATGGACACCATGGCGCGGGCCGGCTTCAAGGCCCGCATCGAACACGAGAAGGCCGCCGCCGAGGCCGCGGCGCAGGGCGAGACGTTGCCCCCCAAGCCCGAGCGTGAGGGTGGCGACGGCGGCGCCGCGTCGATGACGCTGATCCCGATCATCGAGCTGTGCCACTACTGCCCGGGCATCGTCACCGCCATGGGCGTGAGCACCGGCCTCGCCGCAGGCACGATCATGAAGAGCGGCACCATCGAGCAAAAGGAGCGCTGGGGCGGCGACTTGCTCACCTTCGAGAAGGTCGGCGCGTGGGCCATCACCGAGCCGAACTCCGGTTCCGACGCGCTCGGCGGCATGCGCACGTCGGCGCGCCGCGACGGCGACGAGTACATCCTCAACGGGAACAAGACCTTCATCACGAACGGTCCGTACGCCGACACGACGGTCGTGTACGCCAAGCTCGACGAAGGCGACAACGCGCCGATGCGCGAGCGCAACGTGTTGGCCTTCATCCTCGACAAAGGCATGGAGGGCTTCGAGCAGTCCAAACCGTTCCGCAAGATGGGACTGCACTCGTCGCCCACCGGCGAGCTGTTCCTCACCGACGTGCGGGTGGGCAAGGACCGGCTGCTCGGCGGCACCGAGGAGATGGGCGGCGGCGGCGGGCGCGAGTCGGCCAAGGCCAACTTCACCACCGAGCGGGCCGGGGTCGCGGCCATGTCGCTCGGCGTGATCGAGGAGTGCCTCGCGCTGTCGATCGACTACGCGAAGAACCGGCTCCTGTGGGAGAAGCCGATCGCCGAGTTCCAGCTGATCCAGGAGAAGCTGGCGCTGATGGAAGTCGCCCGGCTCAACGTGCAGAACCTCGTGTTCCGCTTCGTGGAGATGGCGGCAGCCGGCAAGCAGATGACGCTCGCGGAAGCGTCCGCGCTGAAGCTGTACTCGGCCCGTTCGGCGAGCGAGGTGGCCATGGCGGCGGTGCAGCTGTTCGGCGGCAACGGCTACATGTCGGAGTACCGGGTGGAGCAGCTCGCCCGCGACGCCAAGGTGTTCCAGATCTACGCCGGCACCGACGAGATCCAGATCACCCACATCGCCAAGGACCTGCTGAGCCGGGCGTGA